CTGCGCATGGGCGAGATCGGCCGCCGCCTGGGCCTGAACAAGAGCACCGCCATCCGCCTGACCCGCACTCTGGTGGACGAAGGCTTCGTGCTGCACGACCCCGCCTCGGGCGCCTACCGCCTGGGGCCCGAGGCCTATGCCGTGGGCCTGGCGGCCGAGCCCAGCTATGCGCTGCAGCGCCTGGCCGCACCCGCGCTGCGCGCACTGGCGCTGGAATCGGGCGACACGGTGTTCTTCACCGTGCTGCACGGCATCGAGAGCATCTGCCTGAGCCGCGTGGAGGGTGACTTCCCGATCCGCAACCAGCTGGTCAAGCCCGGCGACCGCTGGCCGCTGGGCGTGGGCGCCGGCAGTTGCGCGATGCTGGCCGCGCTGTCGGACGAAGCGGTGGCGCAGATCCTGGCGCGCAATGCCGTGGCCCGCGCCACGCTGTACCCCGGCTGCACCGACGAGGCCATCTGGCGCCTGGTGCACGAGACCCGCGCCCAGGGCTACTGCCTGAACCCCGGCCTGGTGCTCGAGAACAGCTGGGCCATCGGCGTGCCGGTGCTCGATGCGCACCAGCGCCCGGTGGCCTCGATCAGCCTGGCCGCCATCGAGCCGCGGCTGCAGCCGGCACGGCGCAGCACCCTGGCCAGCCGCCTGATGCAGGCCAGCCGCGAGCTGGTGGCCCTGCAGGCCGGCGAGGCCATGGACGCGCACACCCGCCCTGCACCGATGCCCGCCAGCGAGCGCCCGCACCCTGCCTAGACTGCCCCAGCCCACGGCCCTTTCAACCCAACACCCAAAAGACGGAGACTGCCCCATGAACACCCCCCCCCCCAAGCCCGCCACCTCAACCGCACCAGCCGCTGCACCGGTGGCCGTGGTCACCGGCGGCGCCCGCGGCATCGGCCTGGCCGTGGCGCACTGGTTTCTGGCCCACGGCCACCGCGTGGCGCTGTGGGACATCGACGCCGAAACCCTGGGCCGCACCGCTGCCGAGCTGGCCGACCCCGCCCGCGTGCTGGCCGTGCACATGGACGTGTCGCAGCCCGAGCAGGTGCAGGCCGCCACCGAGCGCACCGTGGCCGCCTTCGGCCGCATCGACGCGCTGGTCAACAACGCCGGCGTGGCCGTGTTCAAGCCCATCGGCGAGACCAGCTGGAGCGACTGGAAGACGGTGCTCAACACCAACCTCGACGGCCCCTTCCTGTGCACCCAGGCCGTGGCCCCGGTGATGAAGAAGAACGGCGGCGGCGCGGTGGTCAACATCGCCAGCATCTCGGGCCTGCGCGCCAGCACGCTGCGCGTGGCCTACGGCACCAGCAAGGGCGCGCTGATCCACCTGACCAAGCAGCAGGCCACCGAGCTGGGCACGGTCGGCATCCGCGTCAACGCCATCGCCCCGGGGCCGGTGGAAACCGAGATGGCCAAGCTGGTGCACAGCGTGGCGATCCGCTCCGACTACCACGACGTGATCCCGCTCAACCGCTACGGCAGCACCGAGGAGATCGCCAACGCGGTGGGCTTTTTGTGCAGCCCGGCGGCCAGCTATGTGAACGGCCAGGTGCTGGCGGTGGATGGCGGTTTTGATGCAGCGGGCGTGGGCCTGCCGACGCTGCGCAAGAACGCCCAATAGCGCATGCGGGTGCCGCGCCACCCGAATGGACTGGCACCTGATAATCGACGCACGCCGCCTCGGGGCCCTGCAACAGGATTGACCATGCTCACCACCGTAGAAGCTGTTCTGCAAGCCGATGGCGCATTGCACTTTCTGGAGCCGGTTCACCTGACCGGCAGCCAGCGCGTGCTGGTCACTTTCACGCAGCCGGTGGACGAGGCAGTCAGCGGTGCCGCGCTCAGCCAGCGCAGCCTGGCTGTCGACTGGCTGCGCGATGAAGAAGACGCTGCCTGGGCACACCTCCAGTCAGCCAAGCCTGAGAACGACACGCAGCCGCCAAAGGCATGAGCGTGACGGGCCGCTCCCAAGCGCGAATCCCGGAGCGCACCGCGCGAAGGCTCGTCCGGTGAGCGTGCCGGTCATCGCTCGCCGGCGGGTGGTGTTGCTGCCCTTCCCGTTCTCCGATCTATCGACCCAGAAGCTGCGGCCGGCATTGGTTCTGGCCAGTGCCGGTCGCGACGACTGGCTGCTGTGCCAGATCACCAGCAAGCCCTATGCCGATGCCCGTGCGGTGGCGCTGGCCGAGCACGACTTTGCTAGCGGTGGCCTGCAGGTGCTCAGCTATGCCCGGCCGGCCAAGCTGTTCACTGCCAGCGCGGCCTTGGTTCAAACCGTTGCCGGAGAACTGCACCCCGCCGCGCATCAGCGCGTGTGTGAAGCACTGATTGCCTTGCTGAACGAGGTGGCTTGAGCCAAGGATTCCGCGCAAAGGCTTGGCGGCGGAGACCGCTGCACACCCACCAGTCCAGTGAAACGGAGAAATCGGATGTGCGTCCGATTTCTCCGTTTCACTGGACTAGCGCCGCGCCGATTCGTACAGGCACACGGCCGCCGCGGCGGCCACGTTGAGCGACTCTTCGCCGCCCGGCTGCGGGATGCGCACGGTGAGCGCGCAGCGCGCCAGCAGCTCGGCCGCCACGCCCTGGCCTTCATGGCCCAGCACCCAGGCGCAGGGACTGGGCAGCGCGGCGGTGGGCAACACGTGATCGGTGGCCAGCGAGGTGCCCACCAGCGGCACGGCCAGCGCCGACAGATCGCCAGCGTCCAGGCCTTCGATCAAGCGCAGGCCGAAGTGCGCGCCCATGCCGGCACGCAGCACCTTGGGCGACCACAGCGCCGCCGTGCCGCGCAGCGCCAGCACCTGGCCCACGCCAAAGGCCGCCGCGCTGCGCAGGATGCTGCCCACGTTGCCGGCGTCCTGCACGCGATCGAGCACCACAGTGGCCAGGTCGGGCGCAATGGCGGGTGCCGCCGGCAGCGCCAGCACATAGCCCAGCCTGGCGGGCGACTCCAGGCCGCTCAGGCCCTCGAACAGCGCGTCGGGCAGCACCCGCACCTGCGGCGCGGCCTCGGCCAGCGCGCGCAAGGCGGGTTGATTCACCCAGGCGCTCTCGGCGATCAAGGCCTGCTGCGGCAGGCCGCCGCGCGCGCGCAATGCGCTGCACAGGTGGTCGCCCTCCAGCCACAGCATGCCGGCCTTGCGGTAGCCGCCGGGATCGCGCGCCAGCTTGCGCAGCTTCACCAGCAGCGGGTTGTCGCGCGAGGTGATCTCCAGGATGTCGGGCATGGCCGGCGTCAGCCTTCGATCACGGCCCGAACGGGCGCATAGCTGCGCCGGTGCTGCGGGCAGGCCCCGTGCTGGCGCAGCGCCGCCAGGTGATCGGCCGTGGGATAGCCCTTGTGCGTGGCAAAACCGTACTGCGGATGCTGGGCGTGCAGGGCCTCGCACAGGCGGTCGCGATGCACCTTGGCCAGGATGGACGCGGCCGAAATCGCCGGCACCTTGGCATCGCCCTTGACGATGGCCTCGCCCGGCATCTTCAGCACCGGCAGGCGGTTGCCGTCCACCAGCACCTTGTGCGGGGGCAGGCGCAGGCCTTCCACCGCGCGCTTCATGGCCAGCATGGTGGCGTGCAGGATGTTCAGGCGGTCGATCTCCTCGACGCTGGCCTCGGCAATGCAGCAGGCCAGGGCCTTGGCGCGGATCTCGTCGAACAGCTTCTCGCGGCGCCTGGCGGTGAGCGCCTTGCTGTCGGCCAGGCCGGCAATCGGGTGCAGCTCGTCCAGGATCACCGCCGCCGCCACCACCGGCCCGGCCAGCGGCCCGCGGCCGGCCTCGTCGACCCCGGCGATCAGGCCCGGCCCGTCCCAGCGCAGCCCCAGCTGCACCGGCTCAGGCGCCGTGGACGACTTGCGCGATGGCATCGGCGGCACGCTGCGCGGTGTTGCAGCGCAGCTGGTGGTGGATCTCGGTGAAGCGGCGCTCCAGCGCGGCGCGGCGCGGCGCGTCGTCCAGCAGCGCCAGGCCTTCGCGGGCCAGGGCCTCAGGCGTGGCCTCGTCCTGGATCAGCTCGGGCACCAGAAACTTGCCGGCCAGGATGTTGGGCAGGCCCACCCAGGGCTGGTAGCGCATGCGCTTCATGCGCTGCCAGTTCAACCAGGCCAGGTGGTAGGTGATGACCATCGGCCGCTTGAACAGCGCCGCCTCCAGCGAGGCCGTACCGCTGGCCAGCAGCGTGACATCGCAGGCCGCCAGCGCCTCGTGCGACTGGCCATCCAGCCGCTCGATGGCCACGCCCTTGGCGTGCTGGGCGATCAAGGGCTCGACCAGGCTGGCCAGCCCCGGCACCACCGGCATCACGAAGCGCAGGCCCGGGCGCTGGCGCTGCATCAGCGCCGCGGCGGCCAGCAGGCGTGGCGCGATGTGGGCGATCTCGCTGCGCCGGCTGCCGGGCAGCAGGGCCACCACGGTGTCGGCATCGGCCAGGCCCAGCGCCGTGCGTGCCGCCGCGCGCGGCGGCTCCAGTGGAATGGCGTCGGCCAGCGGATGGCCCACAAAACTGGCCGACACCCCATGGCGCTGCAGCAGTTCGGGCTCGAACGGAAACAGGCACAGCACATGGTCGGCCGCCGCACGCAGCCTGGCCACGCGCTCGCCACGCCAGGCCCAGATTGACGGGCAGACGAAGTGGATGGTCTTCAGTCCGCCCTCGCGCAGCCGCGTCTCGAGGCCGAAGTTGAAATCCGGCGCATCGATGCCGATGAAAGCCGCCGGGCGCTCGGCCAGCAGCCGGTCACCCAGCTGGCGGCGGATGCGCAGCAGCTCGGGCAGGCGCTTCAGGGCATCGACGTAGCCGAACACGCTCAGGCGCTCGTGCGGCCACCAGGCCTGGCAGCCCTGGGCCTGCATGCGCGGGCCGGCAATGCCCGCGGCCTGCAGCTGCGGCCAGCGGGCCTTGAGCCCGGCCAGCAGCAGGCCGCCCAGCAGGTCGCCCGAGGCCTCGCCGGCGACCAGGGCCAGTCGCAACGGCTGGTCGGTCATCGAGGGGTCAGCGCACAATGCCGCGCGTGGCGGCAGCCAGAAAGTCGAGCATGGCCTGGATGTCGGCCTGGCTGGCCTCGTCGGCCGCGGCCTTGAGCGCGCCGATCTGCTCGATGGCCTGGGCCAGCGGCAGCGCGCTGCGGTACAGCAGCCTGTGCATCTGGCGGATGGTGGCGATCTGGGTGTCGCTGAAGTTGCGGCGCTTCAGACCGGTGAGGTTGACCGCCCGCACCGCCAGCGGATGGCCGTCCACGGTCATGTAGGGCGGCACATCCTGGGCCACATGGGCCTGGAAGCCGACCATGGCCTGCGCGCCGATCTTGACGAACTGGTGCACGCCCGACAGGCCGCCGATGGTGGCCCAGTCACCCACATGCACATGGCCGGCCAGCGTGGCGTTGTTGGCCAGCACGCAGTGGTTGCCCAGGCGCACGTCGTGCGCCACATGCACATAGGCCATGATCCAGTTGTCGTCGCCGATGCGGGTCACGCCGTCATCCTGCACCGTGCCGGTGTTGATGGTGACGAACTCGCGCAAGGTGTTGCGGTCGCCGATCTCCAGGCGCGTGGGCTCGCCGCGGTACTTCATGTCCTGCGGCGCCGCGCCGATGCTGGCGAACTGGAAGATCGCGTTGTCGCGGCCGATCGTGGTGTGGCCCTCGATCACGGCATGCGGGCCCACGCTGCTGCCGGCACCGATGCGCACATGCGGGCCGATCACGGTGTAGGCGCCCACGGTGACGTCGCTGGCCAGTTCGGCGCGCGCATCCACCAGGGCGGTGGCGTGGATGTGGGTCATGCCTGGGCTCCGCTCACGACACCTTGCGCATGGTGCACATCAGCTCGGCCTCGACCGCCGTCTCGCCGGCCACGCTGGCGCGTGCCTTGTACTTGTAGATGCCGGCGCGCACGCGGTCGATGCTGGCCTCGAGGATCAGCTGGTCGCCCGGCTCGACCACACGCTTGAAGCGCGCACCGTCGATGCCGACGAAATACACCACCGTGTCGTCGTCGATGTCGGAGCCCATCGACTCGAAGCTCAGCAGCGCGGCAGACTGGGCCAGGGCTTCGAGCATCAGCACACCAGGCATCACCGGGCGGTTGGGAAAGTGGCCGAGGAAGTACGGCTCGTTGATCGAGACGTTCTTCAGCGCCTTGATGCGCTGGTCCTTCACCACCTCGAGCACACGGTCGACCAGCAGGATCGGGTAGCGGTGCGGCAGCTTGCGCAGGATCTTGTGGATGTCCATCGTGGCGATGGCGGCGGGGGCTGTGCTGGTCTCGGTCATGGCGTCGGGAATTTCTTTTCGAGGGCGCGCAGGCGGTCGCGCAGCGTGTGCAGCTGGCGCAGCGTGGCGGCGTTCTTCTCCCACGACGCATTGTCGTCGATGGGAAACAGGCCGCTGTACTGGCCCGGCTTGTGGATCGACCGCGTGACCACCGTGTGCGCCGTGATGTGCACGTGATCAACCAGCTCGAGGTGACCCAGAATGATGGCGCCGCCGCCCGCCGTGCAGTGCCGCCCGATCCGGGCCGAGCCGGCAATGCCCACGCAGCCGGCCATCGCGCTGTGGGCGCCGATGCGCACGTTGTGGCCCACCTGGATCAGGTTGTCGAGCTTGACGCCGTCTTCCAGCACGGTGTCGGCCAGCGCGCCGCGGTCGATGCAGGTGTTGGCGCCGATCTCGACGTCGTCACCGATCAGCACCCCGCCGAGCTGCTCGATCTTGACCCACTGCTGCTCGTCGCCACGGCCCTCGGGCGCAAAGCCGAAGCCGTCGGCGCCGATCACCACGCCGGCATGCACGATGCCGCGCGCGCCGATGCGGCAGGCGTCCATCAACGTCACGCGCGGGGCCAGGCGGGTGCCCTCGCCCACGGCGGCGCCGGCGCCCAGGTGGCTGTGCGGGCCGATCACCGCACCGGGGCCGATCTCGGCCCCCGCGCCCACATAGAC
This portion of the Aquabacterium sp. OR-4 genome encodes:
- the lpxB gene encoding lipid-A-disaccharide synthase translates to MTDQPLRLALVAGEASGDLLGGLLLAGLKARWPQLQAAGIAGPRMQAQGCQAWWPHERLSVFGYVDALKRLPELLRIRRQLGDRLLAERPAAFIGIDAPDFNFGLETRLREGGLKTIHFVCPSIWAWRGERVARLRAAADHVLCLFPFEPELLQRHGVSASFVGHPLADAIPLEPPRAAARTALGLADADTVVALLPGSRRSEIAHIAPRLLAAAALMQRQRPGLRFVMPVVPGLASLVEPLIAQHAKGVAIERLDGQSHEALAACDVTLLASGTASLEAALFKRPMVITYHLAWLNWQRMKRMRYQPWVGLPNILAGKFLVPELIQDEATPEALAREGLALLDDAPRRAALERRFTEIHHQLRCNTAQRAADAIAQVVHGA
- a CDS encoding SDR family NAD(P)-dependent oxidoreductase; this translates as MNTPPPKPATSTAPAAAPVAVVTGGARGIGLAVAHWFLAHGHRVALWDIDAETLGRTAAELADPARVLAVHMDVSQPEQVQAATERTVAAFGRIDALVNNAGVAVFKPIGETSWSDWKTVLNTNLDGPFLCTQAVAPVMKKNGGGAVVNIASISGLRASTLRVAYGTSKGALIHLTKQQATELGTVGIRVNAIAPGPVETEMAKLVHSVAIRSDYHDVIPLNRYGSTEEIANAVGFLCSPAASYVNGQVLAVDGGFDAAGVGLPTLRKNAQ
- the lpxD gene encoding UDP-3-O-(3-hydroxymyristoyl)glucosamine N-acyltransferase, translating into MAAVPGPVRLGEVRLGDVLAALAPAFGGELIGNPDLPITRLAPLDEADGSSLSFLANPKYAAQLASTQAACVIVAPAQRDAASARGAVIVADNPYLWFARLTQWWAARQRLAPAVGVHASAVVEPGARIHASASVGPWVYVGAGAEIGPGAVIGPHSHLGAGAAVGEGTRLAPRVTLMDACRIGARGIVHAGVVIGADGFGFAPEGRGDEQQWVKIEQLGGVLIGDDVEIGANTCIDRGALADTVLEDGVKLDNLIQVGHNVRIGAHSAMAGCVGIAGSARIGRHCTAGGGAIILGHLELVDHVHITAHTVVTRSIHKPGQYSGLFPIDDNASWEKNAATLRQLHTLRDRLRALEKKFPTP
- a CDS encoding type II toxin-antitoxin system PemK/MazF family toxin — protein: MSVPVIARRRVVLLPFPFSDLSTQKLRPALVLASAGRDDWLLCQITSKPYADARAVALAEHDFASGGLQVLSYARPAKLFTASAALVQTVAGELHPAAHQRVCEALIALLNEVA
- a CDS encoding TrmH family RNA methyltransferase, translated to MPDILEITSRDNPLLVKLRKLARDPGGYRKAGMLWLEGDHLCSALRARGGLPQQALIAESAWVNQPALRALAEAAPQVRVLPDALFEGLSGLESPARLGYVLALPAAPAIAPDLATVVLDRVQDAGNVGSILRSAAAFGVGQVLALRGTAALWSPKVLRAGMGAHFGLRLIEGLDAGDLSALAVPLVGTSLATDHVLPTAALPSPCAWVLGHEGQGVAAELLARCALTVRIPQPGGEESLNVAAAAAVCLYESARR
- a CDS encoding IclR family transcriptional regulator, whose protein sequence is MWTHDSGLTPDSSGLTPELPATGSETAGAQTLRRGLAVLRLLTRVGPGGLRMGEIGRRLGLNKSTAIRLTRTLVDEGFVLHDPASGAYRLGPEAYAVGLAAEPSYALQRLAAPALRALALESGDTVFFTVLHGIESICLSRVEGDFPIRNQLVKPGDRWPLGVGAGSCAMLAALSDEAVAQILARNAVARATLYPGCTDEAIWRLVHETRAQGYCLNPGLVLENSWAIGVPVLDAHQRPVASISLAAIEPRLQPARRSTLASRLMQASRELVALQAGEAMDAHTRPAPMPASERPHPA
- the fabZ gene encoding 3-hydroxyacyl-ACP dehydratase FabZ → MTETSTAPAAIATMDIHKILRKLPHRYPILLVDRVLEVVKDQRIKALKNVSINEPYFLGHFPNRPVMPGVLMLEALAQSAALLSFESMGSDIDDDTVVYFVGIDGARFKRVVEPGDQLILEASIDRVRAGIYKYKARASVAGETAVEAELMCTMRKVS
- the lpxA gene encoding acyl-ACP--UDP-N-acetylglucosamine O-acyltransferase, which codes for MTHIHATALVDARAELASDVTVGAYTVIGPHVRIGAGSSVGPHAVIEGHTTIGRDNAIFQFASIGAAPQDMKYRGEPTRLEIGDRNTLREFVTINTGTVQDDGVTRIGDDNWIMAYVHVAHDVRLGNHCVLANNATLAGHVHVGDWATIGGLSGVHQFVKIGAQAMVGFQAHVAQDVPPYMTVDGHPLAVRAVNLTGLKRRNFSDTQIATIRQMHRLLYRSALPLAQAIEQIGALKAAADEASQADIQAMLDFLAAATRGIVR
- the rnhB gene encoding ribonuclease HII, with the translated sequence MPSRKSSTAPEPVQLGLRWDGPGLIAGVDEAGRGPLAGPVVAAAVILDELHPIAGLADSKALTARRREKLFDEIRAKALACCIAEASVEEIDRLNILHATMLAMKRAVEGLRLPPHKVLVDGNRLPVLKMPGEAIVKGDAKVPAISAASILAKVHRDRLCEALHAQHPQYGFATHKGYPTADHLAALRQHGACPQHRRSYAPVRAVIEG